One genomic window of Candidatus Pseudobacter hemicellulosilyticus includes the following:
- the aroA gene encoding 3-phosphoshikimate 1-carboxyvinyltransferase, whose protein sequence is MIVTVQPGSLEGILLAPTSKSSMQRACAAALLRKGNTLIRNPGHSNDDKAALGVISALGASVIPQEDGSLLVSSEGVQPVSDTVNCGESGLGIRMFTPLVALSRQPITINGEGSLVTRPMDFFDTVLPQLGVKVQSSNGRLPLRIEGPLQPASIEVDGSLSSQFLTGLLMAYAAAGVPENVVLTVKELKSKPYIDLTLQVMSHFGWQVQHEDYERFSFPKLPAVSLASEVSHEPIVYTVEGDWSGAAFLLVAGAIAGDIMVKGLDVFSTQADKAILQALMSADAKLSIHKELIEVGPGPLKAFHFNATECPDLFPPLVALAAYCEGTTAIQGASRLTHKESNRALTLQEEFRKLGVRVELQDDLMLVYGGDGLVGADTHSHHDHRIAMACAVAGLKAKGNTRIEHAEAINKSYPDFYKHIQQLGAQLTIEP, encoded by the coding sequence ATGATTGTAACCGTACAACCCGGGAGCCTGGAAGGGATCCTCCTGGCCCCCACCTCCAAAAGTTCCATGCAACGGGCATGTGCAGCTGCACTGCTGCGGAAAGGCAATACGCTGATCCGCAACCCGGGGCATTCCAATGACGATAAAGCCGCGCTGGGTGTCATCAGCGCGCTGGGCGCCAGCGTTATTCCCCAGGAAGACGGCAGCCTGCTGGTAAGCAGCGAAGGCGTGCAACCCGTTAGTGATACCGTAAATTGTGGCGAGAGTGGACTCGGCATCCGCATGTTCACCCCCCTGGTGGCCCTGAGCCGGCAGCCCATCACCATTAATGGAGAAGGCAGCCTGGTGACCCGGCCCATGGATTTTTTTGATACCGTACTGCCGCAGCTGGGCGTAAAAGTGCAATCCAGCAATGGCAGGCTGCCCCTGCGGATAGAAGGTCCGCTCCAGCCGGCCAGTATTGAAGTGGATGGCAGCCTCAGCTCCCAGTTCCTGACCGGCCTGCTGATGGCCTATGCCGCCGCCGGCGTCCCGGAAAACGTGGTGCTGACCGTTAAAGAACTCAAGAGCAAACCCTATATAGACCTTACCCTGCAGGTGATGAGCCATTTTGGCTGGCAGGTGCAGCACGAGGACTATGAACGGTTCAGCTTTCCGAAATTACCGGCAGTGAGCCTGGCCTCCGAAGTAAGCCATGAACCCATTGTGTATACTGTGGAGGGTGACTGGAGCGGTGCAGCCTTCCTGCTGGTAGCCGGCGCTATAGCCGGTGATATCATGGTGAAAGGACTGGATGTGTTTTCCACCCAGGCTGATAAAGCCATTCTCCAGGCCCTGATGAGTGCGGATGCTAAACTCTCTATCCATAAGGAGCTGATTGAAGTTGGCCCCGGCCCGCTGAAAGCCTTCCATTTCAACGCCACCGAATGCCCGGACCTGTTCCCGCCGCTGGTAGCGCTGGCCGCTTACTGCGAGGGTACTACGGCCATCCAGGGCGCCAGCCGGCTGACCCATAAGGAAAGCAACCGCGCCCTGACCCTGCAGGAAGAATTCAGGAAGCTGGGCGTACGGGTGGAACTACAGGACGACCTGATGCTGGTGTATGGCGGGGACGGCCTGGTTGGCGCCGACACCCATTCGCACCATGACCACCGCATTGCTATGGCCTGTGCCGTGGCCGGCCTTAAGGCCAAGGGCAATACCCGCATTGAACATGCAGAAGCCATCAACAAATCCTATCCCGATTTTTACAAGCATATCCAACAACTGGGCGCACAGCTCACCATAGAACCATAA
- the aroB gene encoding 3-dehydroquinate synthase gives MQKKTYQFSSKKTDLYFDADFSYLSKLTAQDQTVLVTDENIFSKHARKFKGWNTIVLKPGEEYKVQATASAVIGQLIEYGADRKTTLIGIGGGVVTDLTGYVAAVYMRGIRFGFVPTSILAMVDASIGGKNGIDVGVYKNLVGTIRQPDFLLYDFSFLRTLPETEWINGFAEVIKHSCIRDAALFRELESNKLRTYRKDITALAKLIRRNASIKCAVVEKDEFEQGDRRLLNFGHTLGHAIENLYALTHGQAVSVGMVAACAISEQLAGFKETARVVKVLDQYGLPTLVKYDKAAAFEILKMDKKKEKQSMNYVLLSKIGKGLVQNIPLPELETIIKAI, from the coding sequence ATGCAAAAGAAAACCTATCAGTTCTCTTCCAAGAAGACGGATCTTTATTTTGACGCCGATTTCAGCTACCTGTCAAAGCTGACGGCCCAGGACCAGACCGTGCTGGTCACCGATGAAAATATCTTCAGCAAACACGCCAGAAAGTTCAAGGGCTGGAATACCATTGTCCTGAAACCCGGCGAAGAATATAAAGTGCAGGCCACTGCCAGCGCCGTAATTGGTCAGCTGATTGAATATGGCGCCGACCGCAAGACCACCCTCATCGGGATCGGCGGCGGGGTAGTGACCGACCTCACCGGTTATGTAGCGGCCGTGTATATGCGCGGTATCCGCTTTGGTTTTGTACCCACCAGCATCCTGGCCATGGTGGACGCCAGTATCGGCGGCAAGAATGGCATTGATGTAGGTGTATACAAGAACCTGGTGGGGACCATCCGCCAGCCGGATTTCCTGCTCTATGATTTCAGTTTTCTCCGCACCCTGCCTGAGACCGAATGGATCAACGGCTTTGCCGAGGTCATCAAACACAGCTGTATCCGCGATGCGGCCCTGTTCCGCGAACTGGAAAGCAATAAACTGCGGACCTACCGGAAAGATATAACCGCACTGGCGAAACTGATCCGCCGTAATGCAAGTATCAAATGCGCCGTAGTGGAAAAGGATGAGTTTGAACAGGGCGACCGGCGCCTGCTGAACTTTGGCCATACCCTTGGCCATGCCATTGAGAACCTCTATGCCTTAACGCATGGTCAGGCCGTCTCGGTGGGCATGGTAGCGGCCTGCGCCATCTCGGAGCAACTGGCCGGTTTCAAAGAAACAGCCCGTGTGGTAAAGGTGCTGGACCAGTATGGCCTGCCCACCCTGGTGAAATACGACAAAGCCGCCGCCTTCGAGATCCTGAAAATGGATAAGAAGAAAGAGAAACAGTCCATGAACTATGTGCTCTTGTCGAAAATAGGCAAGGGCCTGGTGCAGAATATCCCGCTACCTGAACTGGAAACCATTATCAAAGCTATTTAA
- the tnpA gene encoding IS200/IS605 family transposase: MLANANKVYLFVHIIWTVKDRQPLLSKPIRMVLFTHLQKHSEAKGIKILSVNGVEDHVHCLVQLHPTQNLSQLVKTLKADAEQWVNDTRLLSTMLEWENGFAAYSVSPSSYKQVADFIQKQEEHHKTKTLESELEVFDKVQL, encoded by the coding sequence ATGCTGGCCAACGCAAACAAGGTCTACCTTTTTGTTCATATCATCTGGACGGTCAAAGACCGGCAGCCACTGCTGTCCAAACCCATCCGGATGGTATTGTTCACCCACCTGCAAAAACATTCGGAAGCAAAAGGCATCAAGATACTGTCGGTGAACGGTGTGGAGGACCATGTACACTGCCTGGTGCAGCTGCACCCCACCCAGAACCTTTCCCAACTGGTGAAGACCCTTAAAGCCGATGCCGAACAATGGGTGAATGACACCAGGCTGCTGTCCACGATGCTGGAGTGGGAGAACGGCTTTGCCGCCTATTCCGTAAGCCCCAGCAGCTACAAACAGGTGGCGGATTTTATTCAGAAGCAGGAAGAACACCATAAGACGAAGACCCTGGAAAGTGAGCTGGAAGTGTTCGACAAAGTTCAACTGTAG
- a CDS encoding chorismate mutase → MESTQPTTESVQAAWKKRPLIISGPCSAETEAQVIETAQRLANTGKIDVLRAGIWKPRTRPGSFEGIGTKGLPWLQQAKKLTGLPVAVEVATGKQVEDALHFDVDILWIGARTTVNPFSVQEVADALRGANVPVLIKNPINPDLELWTGAVERVAKAGIQQIGLIHRGFSAYGNTEYRNAPMWHLAIEMKRRNPELMIINDPSHICGRRDILASVAQKAIDLDFDGLMIESHIDPDNAWSDAKQQVTPERLAEMLGEIVWRKEDIASEEFHAALEKLRQQINHLDDELMQILGQRMKIAQKIGEYKKNNQITILQTNRWNEILERAVRNGGKLGLSQEFITKYFDAVHMESINHQNKIMNS, encoded by the coding sequence ATGGAATCAACGCAACCAACCACGGAATCAGTGCAGGCGGCATGGAAAAAACGCCCTTTAATTATTTCAGGTCCCTGCAGTGCTGAAACAGAAGCACAGGTTATTGAAACCGCGCAGCGTCTGGCCAATACCGGCAAAATAGACGTGCTGCGCGCAGGCATCTGGAAACCCCGCACCCGTCCCGGCAGCTTTGAAGGGATCGGCACCAAAGGATTACCCTGGTTGCAACAAGCCAAAAAACTGACTGGTTTACCCGTAGCCGTGGAAGTAGCTACCGGTAAACAGGTGGAAGACGCCCTCCATTTTGATGTGGACATCCTCTGGATCGGCGCCCGCACCACCGTAAACCCCTTCAGCGTACAGGAAGTGGCGGACGCTCTCCGCGGCGCCAATGTGCCCGTGCTGATCAAGAACCCTATCAACCCCGACCTGGAACTCTGGACCGGCGCCGTTGAGCGCGTGGCCAAAGCAGGTATACAACAGATTGGCCTGATCCACCGCGGATTCAGCGCCTATGGTAATACAGAATACCGCAACGCGCCTATGTGGCACCTGGCCATTGAAATGAAAAGGCGTAACCCCGAACTGATGATCATCAATGATCCTTCCCATATCTGCGGCCGCAGGGATATCCTGGCCTCCGTAGCCCAGAAGGCCATTGACCTGGACTTCGACGGGCTCATGATCGAAAGTCATATTGACCCCGATAACGCCTGGAGCGACGCCAAGCAACAGGTTACCCCCGAACGCCTGGCTGAAATGCTCGGTGAAATTGTATGGCGGAAAGAAGATATCGCTTCCGAAGAATTCCACGCCGCCCTCGAAAAACTGCGCCAGCAGATCAACCACCTGGATGATGAACTGATGCAGATCCTGGGACAACGGATGAAGATTGCCCAGAAGATCGGTGAATACAAGAAGAACAACCAGATCACCATCCTGCAGACCAACCGCTGGAACGAGATCCTGGAACGTGCTGTACGCAATGGCGGTAAACTGGGACTGAGCCAGGAATTCATCACCAAGTACTTTGATGCCGTTCACATGGAAAGTATCAACCATCAGAATAAGATCATGAACTCATAG
- a CDS encoding DEAD/DEAH box helicase encodes MTTFDALGLDARLVQATDALGFKNPTPIQEQAIPVLLSGTKDLVGLAQTGTGKTAAFGLPLLQLVDEQQKFPQALVVCPTRELCLQIVNEVELFKKFMPGMSVVAVYGGTSIGQQIRDLKRGVQIVVATPGRLIDLIERKAINLEQIKYVVLDEADEMLNMGFQEDIEFILQNTPNRESTWLFSATMPPEIKRVSKRYMKEPKEITVGKVNTANKNIDHQYYVTSSQHRYQTLKRLIDFNPGIYGIIFTRTKADAQDIAEKLTREGYDIDALHGDLTQQQRDKVMNEFREKTLQLLIATDVAARGIDVQGITHVINYELPDDVEVYTHRSGRTGRAGKTGICMSIIHARETGKMRQIQGIVQVSFHKLEIPAGKDVCRKQFYHFMDKLMQADISDGAYESYVPMLEEKFAEVTKEEVLKRVAAMEFDRFLKYYENAEDLNVREIKRGERMERGGERRDWRSERNGAATGNRRDTRGREFNGGGDYTRLFVNLGTKDGFYKASFLQFILDMSDLRKDVLGRIDMKEMNSWIEIDKGAARQMISSIDGKNYRGRRIRMNEADSRR; translated from the coding sequence ATGACGACTTTTGACGCGTTGGGTTTAGACGCGAGGCTGGTACAGGCTACCGATGCATTAGGCTTTAAGAACCCGACACCCATCCAGGAACAAGCGATTCCTGTTTTATTAAGCGGCACCAAGGACCTGGTAGGTCTGGCGCAAACGGGCACGGGGAAAACAGCTGCATTCGGATTGCCTTTACTGCAACTGGTCGATGAGCAACAAAAATTCCCGCAGGCGCTGGTAGTATGTCCTACCCGTGAACTCTGCCTCCAGATTGTGAACGAAGTGGAGCTGTTCAAGAAGTTCATGCCCGGCATGTCCGTGGTAGCTGTATATGGTGGTACCTCCATCGGACAGCAGATCCGCGACCTTAAAAGAGGTGTGCAGATCGTAGTGGCCACACCTGGCCGTCTGATTGACCTGATAGAAAGGAAGGCCATCAACCTTGAACAGATCAAATATGTAGTGCTGGACGAAGCGGATGAGATGCTCAACATGGGTTTCCAGGAAGATATCGAGTTTATTCTGCAGAATACGCCCAACCGCGAATCTACCTGGCTGTTCAGCGCCACCATGCCGCCCGAGATCAAAAGGGTGAGCAAGCGCTATATGAAGGAGCCCAAGGAGATCACAGTAGGCAAAGTGAATACAGCCAACAAGAACATTGACCACCAGTATTATGTCACCAGCTCCCAGCACCGTTACCAGACGCTGAAAAGGCTGATTGACTTTAACCCGGGTATCTATGGTATCATCTTTACCCGTACCAAGGCCGATGCCCAGGATATTGCTGAAAAGCTGACCCGGGAAGGCTATGATATTGACGCCCTGCATGGCGATCTGACCCAGCAGCAGCGGGACAAAGTGATGAATGAGTTCCGGGAAAAGACCCTGCAGCTGCTGATTGCCACCGACGTAGCCGCCCGCGGTATTGATGTACAGGGGATCACCCACGTCATCAACTACGAGCTGCCGGACGATGTGGAGGTCTACACCCACCGCAGCGGCCGTACCGGCCGTGCCGGTAAAACAGGGATCTGTATGTCCATCATCCATGCCCGGGAAACCGGCAAGATGCGCCAGATCCAGGGAATTGTGCAGGTATCCTTCCATAAGCTGGAAATCCCGGCAGGAAAGGATGTATGCCGCAAACAGTTCTATCATTTCATGGACAAGCTGATGCAGGCTGATATCAGCGACGGGGCTTATGAATCCTATGTCCCCATGCTGGAAGAGAAGTTTGCAGAAGTTACCAAAGAAGAAGTCCTGAAGCGGGTGGCCGCAATGGAATTTGACCGTTTCCTGAAATACTATGAGAACGCCGAAGACCTCAATGTGCGCGAGATCAAACGCGGCGAACGGATGGAAAGAGGCGGCGAACGCCGGGACTGGCGCAGCGAGCGCAACGGCGCCGCCACCGGTAACAGGCGGGATACCAGGGGCCGGGAATTTAACGGCGGCGGGGATTATACCCGGCTGTTTGTTAACCTGGGTACCAAAGACGGATTTTATAAAGCCAGTTTCCTCCAGTTCATACTCGATATGAGCGACCTGAGAAAAGACGTACTGGGACGCATCGATATGAAGGAGATGAACAGCTGGATTGAAATTGATAAAGGAGCAGCCAGGCAGATGATCAGTTCTATTGACGGTAAAAATTACCGCGGCAGAAGGATCCGGATGAATGAGGCGGACAGCAGGCGCTAA
- a CDS encoding prephenate dehydrogenase, producing MFNSVTIVGVGLISGSFSLALKELGLTKKVIGVSRTKASEQKALELGLIDEALPLEEAVKASEFIYVAIPVDATLPVMRQVMDLVTDRQIVADAGSTKSALCKALADHPMRSRFVATHPMWGTEYSGPEAAVRNAFSGRACVICEKDQSDPAVVDIVENIYRQLGMNITYMDADNHDMHAAYVSHISHITSFALANTVLEKEKEGDAIFQLAGGGFESTVRLAKSNPAMWVPIFMQNREHLLDVLNEHISQLRKFKACLEKENAEYLQELIEQANGIKRIIK from the coding sequence ATGTTCAATTCAGTTACAATAGTAGGGGTGGGCCTGATCAGCGGTTCCTTCAGCCTGGCGCTGAAAGAGCTGGGGCTCACCAAAAAAGTCATCGGCGTGAGCCGTACAAAAGCCAGCGAGCAGAAAGCGCTGGAACTGGGCCTGATAGATGAGGCCCTGCCCCTGGAAGAAGCGGTAAAAGCCAGCGAGTTCATTTATGTGGCCATTCCTGTGGACGCCACCCTCCCGGTGATGCGCCAGGTCATGGACCTGGTCACCGACCGGCAGATAGTGGCGGATGCCGGCAGTACCAAATCGGCCCTCTGCAAAGCGCTGGCGGACCATCCCATGCGCAGCCGTTTTGTGGCTACCCACCCCATGTGGGGCACGGAGTACAGCGGGCCGGAAGCGGCGGTGCGCAATGCGTTCAGCGGCCGGGCCTGCGTGATCTGCGAAAAGGACCAGAGTGATCCGGCTGTTGTGGACATTGTAGAGAACATTTACCGGCAGCTGGGCATGAACATTACTTATATGGACGCAGATAACCATGATATGCATGCAGCTTACGTGAGCCATATCTCCCATATCACTTCTTTTGCCCTGGCCAATACGGTCCTGGAAAAAGAGAAGGAAGGGGACGCCATCTTCCAGCTGGCAGGTGGTGGTTTTGAGAGCACGGTGCGGCTGGCCAAGAGTAACCCGGCCATGTGGGTGCCCATTTTTATGCAGAACCGGGAGCACCTGCTGGATGTGCTGAATGAGCATATCAGCCAGCTCCGGAAATTTAAAGCCTGCCTGGAAAAGGAAAATGCCGAGTACCTGCAGGAATTGATAGAACAGGCCAATGGCATTAAAAGGATCATCAAATGA
- a CDS encoding aminotransferase class I/II-fold pyridoxal phosphate-dependent enzyme: MQTSKRLEGIGEYYFSQKLREIDELNKQGKQIINLGIGSPDLPPHPDVIATLQEESSKPNVHGYQNYKGTPALRKAMAGWYQDWYGVTLNPDTEILPLIGSKEGIMHICMTYLDAGDKALLPNPGYPTYRSAVQLAGGECIDYELTEERSWQPDFEQLSQQVKAINAAGKGTVKLMWVNYPHMPTGQLPTEELFRQLVAFGKQHHILICHDNPYSFILNDQPASLLATEGAKEVVIELNSLSKAQNMAGWRVGMLCGDKQRIDEVLRFKSNMDSGMFLPLQLAAAKALSLNKDWYISVNDIYRARRKKVTQLLELLDCRYSNSQAGLFVWARIPDGYKDGYALSDELLYQAGVFITPGGIFGTAGNNYIRVSLCSSEARLTESIERIQQIRFKEKAS; this comes from the coding sequence ATGCAAACGTCTAAAAGGCTGGAAGGCATCGGCGAATACTACTTCTCCCAGAAACTGCGGGAGATAGATGAACTGAACAAGCAGGGCAAACAGATCATTAACCTGGGCATTGGCAGCCCCGACCTGCCACCCCATCCCGATGTGATTGCCACGCTGCAGGAAGAAAGCAGCAAGCCCAACGTGCATGGTTACCAGAACTATAAGGGAACACCCGCTTTGCGTAAGGCCATGGCGGGCTGGTACCAGGATTGGTACGGTGTGACCCTCAACCCGGATACAGAAATACTGCCGCTCATTGGCAGCAAAGAAGGCATCATGCATATCTGTATGACCTACCTGGATGCGGGCGATAAAGCCCTGCTGCCCAATCCCGGTTACCCTACTTACCGCAGCGCCGTTCAGCTGGCCGGCGGGGAGTGCATTGATTATGAGCTGACAGAGGAACGCAGCTGGCAGCCGGATTTTGAGCAGCTTTCCCAACAGGTAAAAGCCATCAACGCCGCCGGTAAAGGGACTGTAAAGCTGATGTGGGTCAACTATCCGCATATGCCTACCGGTCAGCTGCCTACCGAAGAACTGTTCCGCCAGCTGGTGGCCTTCGGCAAACAGCACCATATCCTGATCTGCCACGACAATCCCTATAGCTTCATCCTGAACGATCAACCCGCCAGCCTGCTGGCTACCGAAGGTGCAAAAGAAGTGGTGATAGAGCTGAACTCGCTCAGCAAGGCCCAGAATATGGCCGGCTGGAGGGTAGGTATGCTCTGCGGCGATAAACAGCGCATTGACGAGGTGCTGCGTTTCAAGAGCAATATGGACAGCGGTATGTTCCTGCCCCTGCAGCTGGCGGCAGCCAAAGCGCTGAGCCTGAACAAGGACTGGTATATCAGCGTGAATGATATCTACCGAGCCCGCCGGAAAAAAGTTACCCAACTCCTGGAGCTGCTGGATTGCCGGTACTCCAATAGCCAGGCGGGACTCTTTGTCTGGGCCCGGATACCGGATGGATATAAGGACGGTTATGCCCTGAGCGATGAACTGCTCTACCAGGCGGGTGTATTCATTACCCCCGGCGGCATCTTCGGAACAGCCGGTAATAACTATATCCGGGTCAGCCTTTGCAGCAGCGAAGCCAGGCTTACAGAAAGTATAGAACGTATTCAACAGATCAGATTCAAGGAAAAAGCCAGTTAA
- a CDS encoding prephenate dehydratase, with the protein MSTKVSIQGYEGSFHQVAAQQFFGKQVEVIPCATFREVVKIAANKKESNGGVMAIENSIAGSILPNYSLLQKSNLRVTGEIYLPIKQQLLVNPGVTLEDIREVHSHHMALQQCLEYLDKYDWKLVETEDTALSAKHLHQKKSKHTAAIASKLAAELFELEILAPNIHTMKSNYTRFLILQPEDMAQAVEDANKASVNFNTDHSRGSLAKVLTAIAEGGINLSKLQSFPIPGSDWEYSFHADMEFDSREQFDRVIATIRSITRELKIYGIYRKGKTV; encoded by the coding sequence ATGTCAACAAAAGTTTCGATCCAGGGGTACGAAGGCAGCTTTCACCAGGTGGCTGCGCAGCAGTTTTTCGGTAAGCAGGTGGAAGTGATCCCCTGCGCCACTTTCCGGGAAGTAGTGAAAATTGCAGCCAACAAAAAAGAAAGCAATGGCGGCGTAATGGCCATTGAGAATTCCATTGCCGGCAGCATCCTCCCCAATTACAGCCTGCTCCAGAAAAGCAACCTGCGCGTTACCGGCGAGATCTACCTGCCTATCAAACAGCAACTGCTGGTAAACCCCGGCGTTACCCTGGAAGACATCCGGGAAGTACATTCCCACCATATGGCCCTGCAGCAATGCCTGGAATACCTGGATAAATACGACTGGAAACTGGTGGAGACAGAAGACACGGCCCTCAGCGCCAAACACCTGCACCAGAAAAAAAGCAAACACACTGCTGCCATCGCCAGCAAACTGGCCGCCGAACTTTTTGAACTGGAGATCCTGGCGCCCAATATCCATACCATGAAAAGCAACTACACCCGTTTCCTGATCCTGCAACCGGAGGATATGGCGCAGGCGGTGGAAGATGCCAACAAAGCTTCTGTCAATTTCAATACGGACCACTCCCGCGGCAGCCTGGCCAAAGTGCTTACCGCTATTGCAGAAGGTGGCATCAACCTCAGCAAACTGCAAAGCTTTCCGATACCGGGGAGCGACTGGGAATACAGCTTTCATGCCGATATGGAATTTGATAGCCGGGAACAGTTTGACCGGGTCATTGCTACTATCCGGTCCATCACCCGGGAACTCAAGATCTATGGCATCTACCGGAAAGGCAAAACTGTATAA
- the murQ gene encoding N-acetylmuramic acid 6-phosphate etherase: protein MSFEKVTEQSSAYRHLESMSVQDLLVSINQEDRKVPEAVAQAIPQIGQLVNAITDKMLAGGRLFYIGAGTSGRLGILDASEIPPTYGLPQGLVIGIIAGGEAAIRLPVEQAEDNWEQGWLDLQAYTPDEKDVLVGIAASGTTPYVIGALQEARQRGITTGCISCNAGSPLALAAEFPVEVVVGPEFVTGSTRMKSGTAQKLVLNMISTAVMIQIGRVEDNKMVNMQLTNSKLIDRGTQMLMEQAGITDYETARSLLLLHGSVKKAAEAVKLSSKK from the coding sequence ATGTCTTTTGAAAAAGTCACAGAACAATCCAGTGCCTACCGCCACCTGGAATCCATGAGCGTTCAGGACCTGCTGGTCAGTATCAACCAGGAGGACCGGAAAGTTCCGGAAGCGGTAGCACAGGCCATTCCGCAGATAGGCCAACTGGTCAATGCCATTACAGACAAGATGCTGGCCGGTGGCCGGCTTTTTTATATTGGCGCCGGCACCAGCGGCCGTCTGGGTATCCTGGATGCCAGCGAGATCCCGCCCACCTATGGTCTGCCCCAGGGACTGGTCATAGGCATTATTGCCGGTGGAGAAGCGGCTATCCGCCTCCCGGTAGAACAGGCGGAAGATAACTGGGAGCAGGGCTGGCTGGACCTCCAGGCTTATACCCCTGATGAAAAAGATGTATTGGTAGGTATTGCCGCCAGCGGCACCACGCCCTATGTGATCGGCGCCCTGCAGGAAGCGCGGCAACGGGGTATCACCACCGGTTGCATCAGCTGCAATGCCGGTTCCCCACTGGCACTGGCAGCCGAATTCCCGGTGGAAGTAGTGGTAGGTCCTGAGTTTGTAACGGGCAGCACCCGCATGAAAAGCGGCACGGCCCAGAAGCTGGTCCTCAATATGATCTCTACGGCCGTCATGATCCAGATTGGGCGGGTGGAAGACAATAAAATGGTCAACATGCAGCTCACCAACAGCAAACTTATTGACCGGGGCACGCAGATGCTGATGGAACAGGCCGGCATTACCGATTATGAAACCGCCAGGTCCCTGCTGCTGTTGCATGGCAGCGTCAAGAAGGCCGCGGAGGCTGTTAAATTATCCTCAAAAAAATAG
- a CDS encoding N-acetylglucosamine kinase — MAILIADSGATKCEWCLSGTSKRKKTIFTQGMSPYFLDAGQIEAILRNELLPKLGQEGAESVAAIYYYGTGCNNPDNVKIVQKALKRVFYNARSMEVTHDLMGVARASCGTEKGVACILGTGSNSAYYNGKKIGRISPGLGYALGDEGSGAYLGKKVIQYYCYNTFDEELRYKFEAKYTSNVNEILENIYKKPLPNRYMASFALFLSENRGHYMIENIIEDGLNDFFFTHLCKFGESWKYPIHFVGGVGYAFRDVVQELCHGYEFELGRILQNPMSGLVKYHLADQPGKH; from the coding sequence ATGGCTATACTGATCGCAGACAGCGGGGCCACCAAATGTGAATGGTGTTTATCCGGTACCTCAAAAAGAAAGAAAACGATTTTTACCCAGGGCATGAGTCCCTATTTCCTGGATGCCGGACAGATAGAGGCTATCCTGCGCAATGAGTTACTGCCCAAACTGGGGCAGGAGGGCGCAGAATCCGTGGCCGCCATTTACTACTATGGCACCGGCTGCAACAATCCTGACAATGTAAAGATTGTACAAAAAGCCCTGAAACGGGTATTCTACAATGCCCGCAGCATGGAGGTCACCCATGACCTGATGGGCGTAGCGCGTGCTTCCTGTGGCACTGAAAAAGGGGTGGCCTGTATCCTGGGTACCGGCAGTAACAGCGCTTATTATAATGGTAAGAAGATCGGCAGGATTTCCCCGGGACTGGGTTATGCGCTGGGCGATGAAGGCAGTGGCGCTTACCTGGGTAAAAAAGTGATCCAGTACTATTGTTACAACACCTTTGATGAAGAGCTGCGGTATAAATTTGAAGCAAAGTATACCAGCAATGTGAACGAGATCCTGGAGAATATATATAAGAAGCCTCTCCCTAACCGATATATGGCCTCCTTTGCCCTGTTCCTGTCTGAGAACCGTGGTCATTATATGATCGAGAACATCATTGAGGACGGGCTGAACGATTTTTTCTTCACCCATCTTTGTAAATTCGGTGAAAGCTGGAAATACCCCATCCATTTTGTGGGGGGTGTGGGTTATGCCTTTCGCGATGTTGTACAGGAGCTTTGCCATGGCTATGAATTTGAGCTGGGCAGGATCCTGCAAAATCCCATGAGCGGCCTGGTGAAATACCATCTTGCTGATCAGCCGGGGAAACACTAA